The Syntrophorhabdales bacterium genome segment GGGACTGGGAGCCAATGCTCAGTGACAACAAGAACGGCTTCTTCCCGTACACGCCGGCCACAAACCTGCTCTACGGTCTGCGCGAAGCGCTGCAGATGCTCTTTGAAGAAGGATTGGAACAGGTGTTTGCCCGACATAAACGTCATGCGGAGGCGACACGGCGTGCCGTGAACGCGTGGAACCTGGAGTTGCTGGCACTCGACCCCCAAGAGTGCAGCCCCTCGCTGACAGCGGTGCTCATGCCTGATGGGCGCGGTGCCGACACACTTCGAGCCTTGATCCTGGAGCGATTCGACATGTCGCTCGGTACGGGCTTGGGCAAACTCAAGGACAAAATCTTTCGCATTGGACACCTGGGTGCATTCAATGACCTGATGCTCGCGGGCACGCTATGCGGCGTGGAAATGGGTCTCGCAATGTCGCGCGTGCCTTCATCGAAGGGAGGCGTGGCTGCGGCGCTCGACTACCTATCGAGTACCGCGCACTAACAAACACCGTGCATAATCTGATCGGACGGGAGATACCTGATTATATCGACGGCTACGGCAAGACTGTTCCGTTCAGTGGAGTCTTTGCTGCGCGTCCGCAAATGCGCAGGTACGCACCGCCTGTCAAGGCCGTGCGACCCGGCGAGAGTAAGCTCGTAAAGAATCTGGAAGAAGTTTTCACGCGCATTCCGGTCAGGGATGGCATGACCCTTTCATTCCATCATCACTTCCGCAACGGCGACGAAGTGGTCAATGATGTGCTTGCGACCGCGGCCAGGCTGGGGATAAAGGGGTTGAATGTTGCTTTGAGTGCAATCTTTCCAGTGCACGCGCCGATTGTCGATCACCTGAGGACAGGTGTGGTGCGATCTCTGGACACGAACTACGTGTCCGGACCGGTAGCCCGTGCTGTTTCAGGAGGATTATGTGCCAGTCCTGTTGTCCTTCGCACTCACGGGGGACGCGCCCGTGCCATTGAATGCGGACAGCTCAAGATCGATGTGGCATTCATTGCAGCCCCTGCGGCCGACGATTACGGCAACGTGAACGGTACAAGCGGTCCTGCTGCGTGCGGCTCGCTGGGATATGCTTTTCCTGATACGGAGTATGCTGACACCGTGGTGGCAGTTACCGGACATCTCGTAGAGTATCCCCTTGCACCTATTTCCATTTCGCAGGCCAGGGTCGATTATGTGGTCGTGGCCGACAGGGCCGGAGACCCTAAGGGGATCGTCTCCGGTACCACGAGGATCACGGAGGACCCGGTACAGCTGCGGATCGCCGAGACTGCGGCAAAAGTCATCCAGGCAGCGGGCATGATTGAGGACGGGTTTTCTTTTCAGACGGGTGCCGGAGGCGCATCGCTGGCTGCGGCCTATTTTGTGGGTCGGATGATGGAGCAGACAAGCGTAACCGGCAGTTTCATCCTGGGCGGTATCACAGGCCACATGGTGGAAATGCTGGATCGGGGACTTTTCAGAAAAATTTTTGACGTGCAAGGATTCGACCTTGAGGCAGTAAGGTCGCTCGCCACTAATCCCAACCACGTTGAGATAGGTTCCGGTTTCTACGCCAATCCTTTCAACGCTGGCTGTGCTGTCAACAGGTTGGACTGCGTGATCCTGGGCGCCACCGAAATCGATACCGACTTCAATGTCAATGTGGTAACCGGATCGGATGGCATCATCATGGGCGGCTCGGGCGGCCACAGCGACACGGCAGCCGGGGCAAAGCTGACTATCATTGTTGCAAACCTGGTGCGCGGAGAGTGGCCGATCATCAGGGATAGAGTGATGACTGTCACCACACCAGGCGAGACGGTCGATGTGCTGGTGACTG includes the following:
- the citF gene encoding citrate lyase subunit alpha — translated: MHNLIGREIPDYIDGYGKTVPFSGVFAARPQMRRYAPPVKAVRPGESKLVKNLEEVFTRIPVRDGMTLSFHHHFRNGDEVVNDVLATAARLGIKGLNVALSAIFPVHAPIVDHLRTGVVRSLDTNYVSGPVARAVSGGLCASPVVLRTHGGRARAIECGQLKIDVAFIAAPAADDYGNVNGTSGPAACGSLGYAFPDTEYADTVVAVTGHLVEYPLAPISISQARVDYVVVADRAGDPKGIVSGTTRITEDPVQLRIAETAAKVIQAAGMIEDGFSFQTGAGGASLAAAYFVGRMMEQTSVTGSFILGGITGHMVEMLDRGLFRKIFDVQGFDLEAVRSLATNPNHVEIGSGFYANPFNAGCAVNRLDCVILGATEIDTDFNVNVVTGSDGIIMGGSGGHSDTAAGAKLTIIVANLVRGEWPIIRDRVMTVTTPGETVDVLVTDQGVAVNPRRAGLLRVLRAAGLPLCDIDELKMRAERLAGGSRVAIPGNKIVAIVEYRDGTLIDVVWQG